GAACTGAGCACCTCGAAGGCCATCCCGCCAAGCTCCTGACGGCCGTCCAGGCCCGTGGCGTAGGCATAGTACTGGTCACCGCTGCGCAGCACGAAGGGATCGGCAAAATAGCCGGGATGAACCGGGCCGATACTCGCGCGGCTCATGGGGTGGGCGCGGGCTGCGGGGTCAGGGTCACGCCGCCGAAGATGACCTTGCCATTCTTGAAGCCCACGCGGTCGAGGCGCATGCTGCGCTGTCCCCTATTGCCGTCCCCCACCGCGCCGAGCGTCCAGGCGTGGTACACCAGCCACGTCTGCCCCGCCCCGTCCTGCACCACCGACTGGTGGCCCGGCCCCACCACCCGGCCGCTCGTGACCACCAGCGGATCGGGGGCCTTGGTGTACGGCCCGGTCAGCGCCTTCGAGGTCGCGTACCCGACCGCGTAGGTCTCGTTGTCGTAGCTGCCGGCGGAGTACAGCAGGTAGTAGTACCCGTCCGAGTAATGCAGGGTCGGGGCCTCGATCACGGCGCCCTCCCAGAGGGCGCCGTTGCTGATCAGCAGGGTGTCCTGACCGACCACGGCCAGCCCGTCGGCGCTGAGCTTCTGCAGGTAGATGCCGGTGTTGAGGTTGCAGCAGTTGCCGTCGTTCTTCCACAGCAGGTACCGCTGGCCGTCGGTGTCCCGGAAGGGGCTGGCGTCGATACTGCCGCCCAGATCCGCCTGGCACACCAGGGGCCGCTCGCTGGCATCCGTGAACGGGCCCTCCGGGCTGCTGGCCACCGCCGCGCCCACGCACTGGCGGTCACTCAGGACGTCGCGGGTCGTGTAATACAGCACGAAGCGCTTTGGGCCGAAGGCCATGACTTCCGGGGCCCACGTGAGGCCGCCGCGGGCCCAGCGCGGTTGACTGGCGAGCGCGTCGCCCACGTACGACCAGTGCACCAGGTCGCGTGAGCGGTGCACCGGCACGTCGCCGCCGCTTCCATTGGTCACGTAGGCGTAGTACCAGTTGCCCACCTTGAGCACGAAGGGATCGGGAACATTCGCGTCGATCACGGGATTGGTGTACGTCCGGGTCACGGGGGGGCCTCCTCCACCGGCACGGGCACCCAGGCTGGCCATGACGGTCAGGCACAGAACGAGGACACAGCGGGCGATCCGGGTCATGACGAACTCCTTGGTGGGGCGGCGCGGCCGAGGAAGGGGAGCGCGTCCTGCGGAACGGGGGCCGGTTCAATGGTCGGGGCCAGCGGCTGCCGGATGAACTCACGGAAGGAGGGCACCACGGGATCCGGTTGACGGGCCTGGATGTCGGGCGTGAGGTGGTACAGGCCGCTGGGGCACACCCGGCCCTCCAACCGGGTAAGGCCGGTATGCCAGTCCACGTGATCGAAGAGCGGCCACCAGGTCGCCCCGAGCACTGTAGCTCCCAGTTGCTGCGCGCTGAGAATCTCGCTACCCAGCCAGCGCAACCAGGCCTCGCGGTGGGTGTCCGTGCTGGTCTCCGCCACGTACAGCGGAAGGCCGTAGCGTGCGTGGTATTCCAGCAGCGTCCGGGCCAGACCAGGGGGCTGCGGGTCGGGATAGAGGTGGTAGTCCTCCCGCCGGCCCCAGTCGCCCGGATGCGCTGGGGCGTCCGGCGGCAGGATCAGGTGCTCGCTGCCGGGATAGTAATCGAGGCCGATCACATCCGGCGGAGTGGGATCGCCAAGAACGGCTGCCAGGGTGGCCGGGCTCGCCACCTCAGCCAGCGCCGCATACAGCGGCGTGGTGGATTCCAGTCGGCCGCACAGGACGTCGAAGGCCACGTACCGCCACTCGGTGAGCTCGGCGGCCAATGGCATCAGTTCCGGGGTCGTGGCCCGGAAGCGATCGGCCCCATCGTTGAGCCAGATCTCCGCGCGGGGGTTGACCGCCCGAATGGCCTGGATGCTGCTCCGCAGGCCCGCGAGCACCGGCCACAGGCTGCGCGCGAACTCCTGAACCGTCTGCCCGTGGGGGGGCCAGGTGCCGTTGCCTCCAGTGAAGAACGACCAGATGTACGGCTCGTTGAAGGGCGTGATCTTGGTGATGTCCGGATAGCGGGCGCAGAACGCGTGGGCATACGCCGTCACGGCGGCCGGATACCCGGCATCCCGCAGCCCGCCGGGCAGCCACGCGGGCGTGCCGAAGTGCAGCAGATCCCAGATGGGTTCCAGGTTCAGGTCGCGCAGCAGGGTCACCACCTGGTCCGCCCACGCCCAGTCGAAGGTGCCCGCGGCCGGATTGAGATCGGGCCACGGCAGCCCATAGCGCAGGTGGGTGACGCCCAGACCGGCCGCGAGCCGCAGATCGTCTTCCCAGCGCTGCCGGTGGGCCGTCCAGGCGTACTCATCCCAGCCCAGCGCCGGATTCACCGTGTTCTCGATGCCCACCGCCCAGAAGAAGGCGGGCCCGCTCATTCCTTGAGTCCGGTCACGGCGATCCCCTGCTCGAGGTACCGCTGGGCCAGCAGGTAGGCCACCAGGACGGGCACGGCGGCAATGGCGGTGCCCGCCATCAGCTTGCCGTAGTCGGTGGTGTAGCGGCTGGAGAAGGAGTTGATGCCCACCGGCAGCGTCTGCAGGTCACCGTGAACGACGAACAATGGCCAGACGTAGTTGTTCCAGGAGGCCATGAACGAGAACACCGCCAGGGTCGCCAGCGCCGGGAGGCTGAGCGGCAGGATGACGAACCACAGCACCTGCAGGTGGTTGGCGCCGTCGAGCCGCGCGGCCTCCTCCAGCTCCCGTGGAATGCCCACGAAGAACTGCCTGAGCAGGAAGACCCCGAAGGCCCCCGCGACGCCAGGCCAGATCAGGGCGTGGAAGGTGTCGATCCAGTTGAGCTGGATCATCATGATGTACGTGGGGATCAGGGTGACGATGCCGGGCACCATCATGGAGCTCAGCACGAACCAGAACCACGCGTCGCGGCCAGGAAACGACATCCGGGCGAAGGCGTAGGCCGCCAGCACGCACACGGTCAGGTGGGCGGCGGTGAAGGCCAGGGACGTGAACAGTGAGTTCCACGCCCAGCGCAGGATGTTGCCGTCCGGCGAGGTCAGGATCTCGCGGTAGTTGTCCACGGTCGGGTGAGCGGGAATCCACTGGACGGGCACCGCGATGGTATCGGCTTCCGGTTTGAAGCTGGTGCTCACCATCCAGTACAGCGGGGCCAGGAACAGCAGGGCCAGCAGCAGCAGCAGCGCGAAGCGCGGCAGGTCGCGCGGGCCTCGCCGCCGCGACTGGCCGACCCGGGTGTCTGTCACGGGGAGCGGCGTGGTGGGCAGCCGCGTGGCTGGCAGCGGATCGGTCATCCCTTGTCACCGCCCCGGATGTCCCGCGCCATGGTGCGGAACTGAATCGCGGTGAACACCAGCATCAGCAGACCGAACACGAAACTCATGGCCGTGGCCGACGAGAACTGGTTGTTGCTGAAGGCCTCCTCGGTGATGTACATGATCACGCTCTGGGTGCCGCGCGCCGGGCCACCCCCGGTAATGACCTGCGTCTGCCCGAAGAGTTGGAGCGAGGCCAGCACCGTTGTCACGACCACGAACAGGGTGGTGGGTTGCAGCAGCGGGAACGTGATGTAGCGGAACTTCTGGGTACCGCTCGCGCCGTCGAGTTCCGCCGCCTCGTACACCGAGGTCGGGATGTTGCCCATCGCGGCGAGGTACAGGGTCATGTTGAAGCCGATCGTCCACCACACGGTGCCGACGGTGATCGGCACCCAGGCCCAGCCGTCCGTGGTCAGGAAGGGAATGGTCGGCTGGCCCATTTGGCCCAGGACGTTGTTCACCAGTCCACTCTGGTTCTCGAACATCCACTTCCACAGGATGCCCATCACCGAGACGCTTAGGATGCCGGGCATGAAGAAGATCGAGCGGAACACCGTGCGCAGCGCGATGGGCCGGAAGAGCAACTGTGCCAGCCCCAGGGCGGTCGCCACCAGCAGCGGCACGCTGATGACGGTGAACAGCAGCGTGTTGACCAGGGTGCGCCAGAAGAAATCGCGCTGCGGCGTGTCCCGGAACAGGTTCAGGTAGAACTCGGCGCCCACGAAGGGCTGGGTGTCCGACAGCGGATCCCAGCGGTGCACGCTGATGTAGAGCCCGAAGACGATCGGGTACACCAGGAACACCAGGAAAAAAAGGGCGTGCGGCAGCAGGAACAGGTACGGCACCAGCGGGTGGTTGTCGTGCAGGCCCCGCCGGCCGCCCGGAGCGCGGGGGTGGCTGGTCGTCATCGAATACCTCCGGGAAGGGCGGACGCGGCGCGGGGCGCGTCGTTACTTGATGGCCTTGCGGGCCTGCTCGATCTGCTTGGTGGCCTCTTTCTGCGCGTCACCCAGGGCCTGCGCGACCGTTTTCTTGCCCAGCACGGCCGCCTCGACCGCGCCGTCCCACGCGCCGCGCACCTGGCCGACCCAGGGGTAACCGCTGGTCGCGTAGACGTTGGGCAGCCCCTCGAACAGGCCGGAGACCGGGTTGTTGTCGTAGCTCTTGTCCTTGGCCACGGCCGGCTGGGTGGGCAGCCCGCCCGCGGCCGTCCAGGTCAGGTTCTGCGCGGGCTGCGTCATCCAGGAGACGAACTCCAGCGCCGCCGCCCGCTTGTTCTTGTCGTAGTTCGCCCGCTGCCGGGGCAGGGTCAGGTGGCTGGAACCGCCCCAGGCGGCGTTCATCTTGGTGCCCAGCTGCGGCACCGGCGTGACTCCGAAGTTCAGGCCGGTCTGCCCTTTGTACTGCTCGAGCATCCACACGCCGTTGAAGTTGAAGCAGGCCTTGCCCTGACGGAAGGCCGCGATCTCGCTCTGCTCGGTGGCGTTCGCGGGCGACACGTGGTACTTCTGCACCTGATCGACCAGGAACTGCAGGGCTTCCTGCGCACCTGGGCTCGTGAAGGCCGCGTCCTGGGCCTTGTCCACCAGATCGGCCCCGTTCTGCCGCGTCACCGAGTACGCGATGGTGCCGCCCATCCAGCCGTTGACGACCCCGGCCGCCCAGGTGTCCAGGTTCTTGGCATCGAAGCCAGCGTCGCCCGGATGTTTGCCGCCCTTGTCCACCGTGCACTTCTGCGCGGCCGCGAGGTACTCGCTGCGGTTGGTGGGCACTTTGGTCACCCCAGCCTTGGTCAGCAGATCCTTGTTGTAGTACATCGCCAGCGCCACCGAGTGAACGGGAACCCCATACGACATTCCCTTGTAGTCGGCCGTGGCCCACAGCGGCCCGTAGAACCGCGCCTTGTCGATGCCGGCAGCCGTCAGCTCGGCGGGCGTCAGGGGCGTCAGGGCGCCACGCGCGATGAACCCGGTGACCTGATCCTCGTTGATGGCGACAATGTCCGCCGCGCGCCCTGAGGCGACGAGTGGCCCCAGCTGCTGCCAGGTGGTGCCCCACGGCTGGGCCTGCCCTTTGACCTCGATGTTGGGGTGGGACGCGTTGAACTGGGCGATGAGCTTTTCCATGATCGGCCGATCTGGGCCGGTAAAGCCGTGAAGATACGTGAGCTGCACTTTCGGGCCGGTGTAGGCCGCCAGGGACGTGCCGGCGGAGAGCAGCAGGGCCAAACTCAGGGTACGCATCATTGTGAGCCTCCTTGTGAACCAGAGGACATGCCTCTGTGGAACGATGTCTGGAAGGTGCCAGGCACCTGAGGAGTGCCTGGCAACGTGAGTGTCAGGCCATGGGCCTCCTCTGCGCCCCTCCAGGCAAGCAGCCGGACGACCGGGCCACCAACACGATCACCCCTACCAGCTTGACCATCACGAAACCACTGGAGCGTTGAGCACTGTCAAAACCATCGATAGAAAATGACGACGATGTGTGCGGCGCAAACATAGAGCGCTCCTGACCGGATCTCGAGAACGGGTGCTGGAGGGATGTTTCGTGCTTGGTGCCGCGAATATAACCGTCGGCTCCCTCCAGCAGTGTTTTAACTCAGGTTCACATGATCTTCACGTTCAGAACCTCGCAGAGACAGGGAGGAGATCCACCAGGCCTGCGACCGTGTGGATGTCAGGAAACGCTCCCGTAGGCTGGGTGGCAAGGAGGTACTGCCGGAGTCGTATCACCCTGCGCTCCGCGCAGGTTCATCCCCCTATCAGTCTGTCCATCACGCTCGAAGTCGCCCGACGCGCCGACGGCGGATCCACCCACGGCGGGGCGGGCAGGATGGGCTCGACCGTTGCGTGATCAAGCCCTACTGCATTTCCCCGGACGCCGCTGAGGGCCGTGCTCACCCACCGCTGGGCACGCCGCCAGTCGCACGAACGCGCGCCGGCAGCAGCAGTATCGCCAGCACGCCCCCGAGCACTGTGATCGCCCCGGCCAGGATCAGCAGGCGCACCGGGCCCACCTGCGCCCCAACCAGCGCTGCCCCGCCCGTCGCCAGCACGCCCACCAGGGCGTTCGTGGTGCCCACCGTGCCGTACACCCGGCCCCGGTACGCGTCCGGCGTCGCCAACTGCACCATCGTCGAGGTCGCCACATTCGACACGACCATGGGGATGCCCAGCAGCGCGGTCAGCGCCACCACCACCGGCAGCGACGTCTGCGTGTAGATCAGGAGCATGAGCGCGCCGACCAGCAGCGTTCCACCCGCAATCTGGGGCCGCAGGGGCAGCCGATCCACCGCCCAGCCGGCGATCAACCCACCCAGCAGCGTGCTGACCCCCATCACGCTGCGGAGCAGGCCGATGGTGGCTGCGTCCGCGTGCAGCACGGCTTGCATCCACGGCATCGAGGCGGGATCGACCAGCGTCCCACCCAGACTCGTGAGGCCCAGCACCACCAACAGCGCCAGGATGACGCGGTCGTGGCGGATGATGCGCAGGCCCGAGAGCCACTCCTGGCCCAGGCGCTGCCAGGAACCCACCAGCGTCGTCGCGGGCGTGTCCTGCTCCTCTACCAGTGCTGGTGTGCGCGGCAACCGCATGAAACACAGGGCGGCCACGACAAAGGTCAGGGTATCGACGACCACGACGCCCCGCACCCCCACCCACGCCATGAGCACGCCTCCCAACGGTGGTCCCAGCAGGCGGGCCACGGTGCTGCCGATTGCCAACGTGGCGTTCGCGCGCCCCAGCCGCGCCTCCCCCACCAACGACGGCAGCAGCGCGGCCCCCGCGGGCAGGGCAACCAGACTCAGCGTGAGTTCCGCGAAGGTCACAGCGTACGCCACCCACAGCCAGCCGGGCCGGTCGGCGAGCAGCAGGAGCAGCATCACGGCCCCTTGCAGCACCTGGCTGATGACCAGCACCTGCCGGCGGTTCCAGCGGTCGGCCAGCACCCCGGCGACCGAGCCGAACAGCAGGCCCGGCAGGTACGTGGCCAGGGCCAGCAGCGCTGTGGCGGTGACCGAACCCGTCTCGCGGTACACGTAATACCCGAGGGCCAGGCCCAGGGCGCGGTCGCCGACCTGCGAGATGACCTGCCCGATCCACAGCGCCGCAAAGGACGGTACGCCCATCAGCCGGAACATCTGATCTCCATACGGTGCAGCGTGGCCGCTACCCTGGTGAACATGACACGCCCTGATTCACCTAGCTCCTGGCAGCGGCTGGACGATCCCCAGGCGGCCCGGGTGCTGGCCGACGCCTACACGCGACAGTTCTTCGAGCCCTTTATTTGGCGGGAGCGCCGGGTCTCGGAGGTGGCGCGCGAGGTCGGCGTGACGACGAACGCCATGCTCTACCGCGTGCGGCAGTTCCTGCGCCTGGGTCTGCTGGAGGTCACGCGCACCGAGGCGCGGGCCGGACGGGCCGTGCGGCACTACCGGTCGACGTCCAGAGGGTATTTCGTGCCGTTCTCGGCGACCGACGCGGCGTCCGTCCAGGCGCTGTACGAAGCGTCGCTCGACAACACGCGGCGCTCCGTGCTGGCGGAGCTGACGCGCGCGTGGAGCGACCTGGCCGAGGATCCGCGCTGGTTTGGGCTGTACACGTCTGGGGATGCGGATGGCCTGCACAGCCACGTGCTGCTGCCATTCCCGCCAGTGCTGGCTGCGCCCGGTGAACGCGTGAGCCTGATGGCGCCCTTGCTGGCCGACGGGCAGCCGGCCATCTGGGACAACACGACCTCGCTGCGCCTCTCACCGTCCGATGCCAAGGCCTTGCAGCGGGACCTGCACGACCTGCATCAGCGGTACCGTGCACGGGTCACGGCGTCGGGACGCGACCACCTCGTGCGCCTGACGCTGGCACCGCTCAGAACCGACTGACGCGGCACGCACGGCCAGCAGGGGCCAGGCAGCGTCGGCTGACCGCCGCCTCGAGACATCACTCAGGGTGGGGCGAAGCAGATCTCGGCTCCTGCTGGGCAATAAATGCTCCGGCCCGCTCATACACCGGCCCTGAACGCGGGACAAGTCCCCGAAACCGCTTGACCGCTGGGCCCCGCCGCGTCCCGCGAGCATCCCAGCGCAGTACCCAATGGAACACACCGATGGTGAACGTCTCACACCCGAAGTCATGGCCGTGTGCCGGGTCGAGATCCCCATACCAGTCCCAAGTTGCGCCGCAGGATGGCATTGTGTTCGTAGTTCCCGGAGTAGATATACCCGTCCGCGTCGGATTCCAGCCCGTCCGAGGCGCCGCCCCGATCTCCTTCGTCGCGGACGGTGGCGGAAACCTCGGTATCGTCCAACGCGCGGTTCGCGAGGGCATCTGTGCTCACGCTATACAGCCACCGACTGCCGAGCGGGCAGTAGTACAGGCGGGATCCGTCGGCCGAGATGGCGATGCCGTCCGATCCCATCCCCGCCCCCTGCTGGATCTGGCCGTCCTTGCGTTCCAGAAACGGCCGCCCCTCAACGAAGGGGAGAAAATCGTTCAGGTGCTGCGCCTTGGTGGAAATATGGTCATGCAATTTTCGCCAGCTCTCACCGCTGGCGAGGTCCACCACGACGAGGCCATTGGGGCCCTGTTGTGCCGAGTCGGTGATGAAGGCCATTCCCGCCTCACCGCGCCTCAGGTCGAAGCGCACGTCGTTGAGGTACGAGGTGGGCAGGGCCACGTCCTGTGGAAAGAGAATCTTCTGGAGCGCCTGATCCGTCTCCAGATCCACGCACAGGAGCTTTGGCCCTCCGTACTGCGTGGGCTGGAACATCGGACTGCCGGTGTCGAGGATCCACAGCCGGTTCGCCGGATCGACCACGACACTCTGCACCGATACCAGGGCGGCGGCAGGATCATCTGGATCGGTGTCGTTCGTCGCTTGATCCGGATAAGCCACCGGTTGGCCGTCCCGTACTTCTGCGACCGTGAATTGCACTTCGTCACCCCACTTGGGGAAGTTGATGAAGATGCGCCCCGTGTGGGACACCGTCACGCCGGTGGGCATCGCCCCGCTGAAGGTCGCTACGACCTCCAGCGTTGCAACGGGCTCGTCGGTGGCCAGGTTGTCCGCTTGATTCTCCTGATGAGTAGATACGGGTAATAGGAGGCGGGGCAGCAGAATCCCTCTGCTGCCCTCACCTTCGGCCTGAAGTCAGGCAGGGTGGAGGATCACCTTGGTCCACCCATCGTTGCGCTCGTCGAAGTTCTTGTAGGCGTCGGGTGCCTCATCCAGCGACAGATGGTGCGAGACGATGAAGGACGGTTGGGCCCGGCCCACCGCAATCAGATCCCGCAACTGCCGGTTGTACGCCTTGACGTTGCACTGCCCGGTGCCCACATGCTGTCCCCGGAACCATAACATGCCCCAGTCGAAGGGAATTTCGCCCTTCTTGGCAAGCTGGGTCGGGCCGCCCGGATCCTGCGGCACGAACACGCCCACCACACCGATTCCCCCGGTGAACTTTACTGACTTCACCAGGTTATTCATGGTCAACCCAGGAATTTCCTTGCCGTGATGGTCGTGGCACTGGTACCCCACGCACTCGCACCCCCGGTCGGCCCCCATGCCGTTGGTCAGTTCCAGCACTCGATCCACCGGGTTCACCTCTGCGTCGTTGATGGCGATGGCCCCAATGCTCTCGGCGAGCCGCAGTCGGTCAACGTGGCGATCGACCACCATTACCATGCACGCCCCCTGAATGATGGCTGAGTAGGCCGCCATCAGGCCGACCGGACCGGCACCGTAGATCACGATCGACTCGCCAGGACACAGCCCCGCCAGCCGCGTCGCGTGCCAGCCCGTTGGGAAGATGTCGGCCACCATCACGTAGTCAGCCTCTTTTTCCCGGGCGTCCGGGGGCAGCCGCAGGCAGTTGTAATCGCCGTACGGCACCCGCAGGAGTTCTGCTTGCCCCCCCTGGTAGGGCCCCATGTCGGCGAAGCCGTAGGCTGCACCGGCCATGCCCGGGTTGGCGGTGGTCAGGCAGTAGGCGCTCAGTCCCTTCTCGCAGTTCTTGCAGAACCCGCAGCCGATGTTGAAGGGCAAGACCACCAGGTCTCCGACCTTCACCCGGTCGACGGCCTGGCCGATTTCGATAACTTCGCCCAGGTTTTCGTGTCCGAAGGTGCGGCCTTTCTCGAAATCGGTGCGGCCCTCGTACATGTGGAGGTCGCTTCCGCAGATGTTGGTGCTGGTGATTCTGACCAGGACATCGGTGGGACGCTCGATCTGGGCATCCGGAACCTTCTTGACCGCGACGTCGCGGGGGCCGTTGTAGACGACGGCTTTCATCGTGATGCTCCTTCTGAACACCGCTTCTGATGAGGGCGTTGGAGAGGCTGCCTAAGGGCCGCTGTCTCGTCTGCTCTTCTTCGGGGCCTCCTCTAACCGGGGAGCTTGGCCGCCACGACATCAAGCTTCTCGATGTCGGGTGCCTGTGCGAACAGGTCGGCGTTCTCCTTGAGTCCCGCTGCGACGCGGCCCGACAGGTGCGCTTCCCGGCCTGACTCGTCGGGAAATACGTCGAAGATGCCGAAGGTCGAAGGTCCCAGGCGGATTGCGAACCAGGCGGTCGTTGCCGATTCCTGCTCAACCAGCGGCAGCCCTCCCTTCAGGAAGTTCTCGACGTCCTCCTCTTTTCCAGGCTTGGCCTCCAGCCGAACAAACAGTCCCAGGGTTACCATGTCCTCCCTCCTTTCTCAGCCTCATGCTGACCATCAGGGTGTGAAGACCGCGCACCATGCCGTCTTGCTTGGTCTTGAACATGTCACGCGCGGCCCGTTCTCCAGCGAGGAAACGAGCGGCGTTAGAGGCCGAGCGTCACCAGAACCTGCCGAGGATCAGGGTGACTCGGCGCTGCGCTTGACTTGCCTGGGCGACTCGCCAAGGAGGCGCCCCCTTGAGCGCGTCCGCAATCCCGCTTGTGGCCGGCCCTCCTACTGGGCTCCCCGCGTCCAAACCGCCTCCTCTGTGATGGCTTGCCCGTGCGCGAGGGCCACCAGCATCGTTGGTCTCGCACCACGCCCTGGGTTCCGCGCGGTCGCCCGAAACGGTCTGGGGAAGGTCACCCCCTGTGGTCGGTCATTCCTGAGCGAACCTGAGTTCTAGGCGGGCAAAGGAGGCAAGGCACCAGGACACCCTGACCAGTATGGGCAGCGGACGTTATGGCGCGACGTTGACCCGGTAGGTCTAAGGTGTTGGCCCCCCGATCTGTATTAATCCTTTCAATTGTTGGAAGCCTGTAGGTGCTGTTCAGATGAATTTCGGTTCACCTCTCCAATTCTGAAATCACCTAAAGGAAGTACATCTCACCTATAAAGAGTCGTGATGCTCAGGCTCTGCCGGGTGGACGATGAAGCTGTCTTGGAGCGGGAACACGGGGGGTGAGCAGGAGAAGCTGCGTCTGAAACGCGTCGTCCGTCCGGCCAAACGCACGGATTAACGCTTCATACCTGGATCCCGCCCGGCTGATCGCCGGGCGACTGCGCTTCATGCTGAGGACAGGCTGCTCCGCTCGCCAGCCACCGATGCGAACCATCGTCGTCAGCAAACCCATGACGCCCGAGGAGTTCGCGGCGACCGTGAATGCGGCCAGCCACTTCTGGTCGAACCTGTCACGCACCCGTTTGCCCCGCCCGATCCTGATTTGATGCCCCGGCGTCACGTGCTGCTGGTGGACGACCACAAGACGGACGTGATACTCGCTCAGGCCGCGCTTGAACTCTCCGCCCTGGACGCGCAGGTGACCGTGCGTCTGAACGACATTTTCTACAGTGCCACCCGACATCCCGGTCAGCAGC
The DNA window shown above is from Deinococcus sp. KSM4-11 and carries:
- a CDS encoding helix-turn-helix transcriptional regulator, translating into MTRPDSPSSWQRLDDPQAARVLADAYTRQFFEPFIWRERRVSEVAREVGVTTNAMLYRVRQFLRLGLLEVTRTEARAGRAVRHYRSTSRGYFVPFSATDAASVQALYEASLDNTRRSVLAELTRAWSDLAEDPRWFGLYTSGDADGLHSHVLLPFPPVLAAPGERVSLMAPLLADGQPAIWDNTTSLRLSPSDAKALQRDLHDLHQRYRARVTASGRDHLVRLTLAPLRTD
- a CDS encoding carbohydrate ABC transporter permease, giving the protein MTTSHPRAPGGRRGLHDNHPLVPYLFLLPHALFFLVFLVYPIVFGLYISVHRWDPLSDTQPFVGAEFYLNLFRDTPQRDFFWRTLVNTLLFTVISVPLLVATALGLAQLLFRPIALRTVFRSIFFMPGILSVSVMGILWKWMFENQSGLVNNVLGQMGQPTIPFLTTDGWAWVPITVGTVWWTIGFNMTLYLAAMGNIPTSVYEAAELDGASGTQKFRYITFPLLQPTTLFVVVTTVLASLQLFGQTQVITGGGPARGTQSVIMYITEEAFSNNQFSSATAMSFVFGLLMLVFTAIQFRTMARDIRGGDKG
- a CDS encoding carbohydrate ABC transporter permease is translated as MTDPLPATRLPTTPLPVTDTRVGQSRRRGPRDLPRFALLLLLALLFLAPLYWMVSTSFKPEADTIAVPVQWIPAHPTVDNYREILTSPDGNILRWAWNSLFTSLAFTAAHLTVCVLAAYAFARMSFPGRDAWFWFVLSSMMVPGIVTLIPTYIMMIQLNWIDTFHALIWPGVAGAFGVFLLRQFFVGIPRELEEAARLDGANHLQVLWFVILPLSLPALATLAVFSFMASWNNYVWPLFVVHGDLQTLPVGINSFSSRYTTDYGKLMAGTAIAAVPVLVAYLLAQRYLEQGIAVTGLKE
- a CDS encoding MFS transporter, which codes for MFRLMGVPSFAALWIGQVISQVGDRALGLALGYYVYRETGSVTATALLALATYLPGLLFGSVAGVLADRWNRRQVLVISQVLQGAVMLLLLLADRPGWLWVAYAVTFAELTLSLVALPAGAALLPSLVGEARLGRANATLAIGSTVARLLGPPLGGVLMAWVGVRGVVVVDTLTFVVAALCFMRLPRTPALVEEQDTPATTLVGSWQRLGQEWLSGLRIIRHDRVILALLVVLGLTSLGGTLVDPASMPWMQAVLHADAATIGLLRSVMGVSTLLGGLIAGWAVDRLPLRPQIAGGTLLVGALMLLIYTQTSLPVVVALTALLGIPMVVSNVATSTMVQLATPDAYRGRVYGTVGTTNALVGVLATGGAALVGAQVGPVRLLILAGAITVLGGVLAILLLPARVRATGGVPSGG
- a CDS encoding L-dopachrome tautomerase-related protein, producing MPTGVTVSHTGRIFINFPKWGDEVQFTVAEVRDGQPVAYPDQATNDTDPDDPAAALVSVQSVVVDPANRLWILDTGSPMFQPTQYGGPKLLCVDLETDQALQKILFPQDVALPTSYLNDVRFDLRRGEAGMAFITDSAQQGPNGLVVVDLASGESWRKLHDHISTKAQHLNDFLPFVEGRPFLERKDGQIQQGAGMGSDGIAISADGSRLYYCPLGSRWLYSVSTDALANRALDDTEVSATVRDEGDRGGASDGLESDADGYIYSGNYEHNAILRRNLGLVWGSRPGTRP
- a CDS encoding glycoside hydrolase family 43 protein produces the protein MTRIARCVLVLCLTVMASLGARAGGGGPPVTRTYTNPVIDANVPDPFVLKVGNWYYAYVTNGSGGDVPVHRSRDLVHWSYVGDALASQPRWARGGLTWAPEVMAFGPKRFVLYYTTRDVLSDRQCVGAAVASSPEGPFTDASERPLVCQADLGGSIDASPFRDTDGQRYLLWKNDGNCCNLNTGIYLQKLSADGLAVVGQDTLLISNGALWEGAVIEAPTLHYSDGYYYLLYSAGSYDNETYAVGYATSKALTGPYTKAPDPLVVTSGRVVGPGHQSVVQDGAGQTWLVYHAWTLGAVGDGNRGQRSMRLDRVGFKNGKVIFGGVTLTPQPAPTP
- a CDS encoding putative quinol monooxygenase, giving the protein MVTLGLFVRLEAKPGKEEDVENFLKGGLPLVEQESATTAWFAIRLGPSTFGIFDVFPDESGREAHLSGRVAAGLKENADLFAQAPDIEKLDVVAAKLPG
- a CDS encoding glutathione-independent formaldehyde dehydrogenase, whose product is MKAVVYNGPRDVAVKKVPDAQIERPTDVLVRITSTNICGSDLHMYEGRTDFEKGRTFGHENLGEVIEIGQAVDRVKVGDLVVLPFNIGCGFCKNCEKGLSAYCLTTANPGMAGAAYGFADMGPYQGGQAELLRVPYGDYNCLRLPPDAREKEADYVMVADIFPTGWHATRLAGLCPGESIVIYGAGPVGLMAAYSAIIQGACMVMVVDRHVDRLRLAESIGAIAINDAEVNPVDRVLELTNGMGADRGCECVGYQCHDHHGKEIPGLTMNNLVKSVKFTGGIGVVGVFVPQDPGGPTQLAKKGEIPFDWGMLWFRGQHVGTGQCNVKAYNRQLRDLIAVGRAQPSFIVSHHLSLDEAPDAYKNFDERNDGWTKVILHPA
- a CDS encoding family 1 glycosylhydrolase, whose protein sequence is MSGPAFFWAVGIENTVNPALGWDEYAWTAHRQRWEDDLRLAAGLGVTHLRYGLPWPDLNPAAGTFDWAWADQVVTLLRDLNLEPIWDLLHFGTPAWLPGGLRDAGYPAAVTAYAHAFCARYPDITKITPFNEPYIWSFFTGGNGTWPPHGQTVQEFARSLWPVLAGLRSSIQAIRAVNPRAEIWLNDGADRFRATTPELMPLAAELTEWRYVAFDVLCGRLESTTPLYAALAEVASPATLAAVLGDPTPPDVIGLDYYPGSEHLILPPDAPAHPGDWGRREDYHLYPDPQPPGLARTLLEYHARYGLPLYVAETSTDTHREAWLRWLGSEILSAQQLGATVLGATWWPLFDHVDWHTGLTRLEGRVCPSGLYHLTPDIQARQPDPVVPSFREFIRQPLAPTIEPAPVPQDALPFLGRAAPPRSSS
- a CDS encoding ABC transporter substrate-binding protein translates to MMRTLSLALLLSAGTSLAAYTGPKVQLTYLHGFTGPDRPIMEKLIAQFNASHPNIEVKGQAQPWGTTWQQLGPLVASGRAADIVAINEDQVTGFIARGALTPLTPAELTAAGIDKARFYGPLWATADYKGMSYGVPVHSVALAMYYNKDLLTKAGVTKVPTNRSEYLAAAQKCTVDKGGKHPGDAGFDAKNLDTWAAGVVNGWMGGTIAYSVTRQNGADLVDKAQDAAFTSPGAQEALQFLVDQVQKYHVSPANATEQSEIAAFRQGKACFNFNGVWMLEQYKGQTGLNFGVTPVPQLGTKMNAAWGGSSHLTLPRQRANYDKNKRAAALEFVSWMTQPAQNLTWTAAGGLPTQPAVAKDKSYDNNPVSGLFEGLPNVYATSGYPWVGQVRGAWDGAVEAAVLGKKTVAQALGDAQKEATKQIEQARKAIK